GTCGTCGTTCTCAGAGGGGAAGGCAACAAAGCGTTCAGCGCAGGGTTCGATCTCACCGTCGATCGAACGGAGCAGACGGAAGAGGAAAAACAGCTCTGGCCGAAGATGATCCAGACGATCGAGTCGTACGACTATCCAACGATTGCGATGATCAACGGAGCCACCTACGGCGGAGCGATGGAGGTGATCTCGACGTGTGACCTGCGGATAGGCGTCAAGGATGCGACGTTCGGAATTACGCCTGCGAAGATCGGGCTGGTCTACAAGGGAACCTCCATCCAGCGGGTGGTACGAGTGGTCGGCTTCCCCAACGCGAAAGAACTCCTGTACACCGGCGAAGGTATCGATGCGGAACGGGCGAAGGAGATGGGCCTTTTGAACCATCTCGTGTCGAGAGACGAACTCGAAGAGACCTCGTACGAGCTTGCGACCACGATCGCGAAAAACGCACCACTCTCGCTCAAATACATGAAGGATATCTTTAGGAACTTAGAATCGACGGGCACACCCTCCGAAATGGAGCAAATGTGGGTCAGAAGAGTTCGCGACGAGGTGTTCGCGAGCGAGGATCACAAGGAAGGTATCGCTGCCTTCAGCGAGGGACGGGAGCCGAATTTCATTGGGAAGTAGCGGCGGTAGTTCGAGATCACGCGGACGACTTGCTGATTCGACGCTGTTCGCGCTTCGGGTGCCGTCACGATCCGAAAGAAGACCATGGGAACAAACGATACAGTACGTAATGCGTCGGCGTTCGTGGATAGCGATCGAATTTAATATAACTACCACTTATTGAGTTATTCCCCAAAATTTATAATCACTAGTTCGTAATAATCGTGAATCGTTAAGTATTTATTTAGGGGATTCATGTCTGACACTGTCATGCGAAGACGTAGATTCGTCCAAGCAGCAGGCAGTATCACAGCAGTCGGTCTGGCTGGCTGCCTCAGCGAGGACGATGACGACAATGGCGCCGACGATGGAAACGGAGCCGACGATGGAAACGGCGCCGACGATGGAAACGGCGCCGACGATGGAAACGGCGCCGACGACACTGACGACGGCGATCTGGAGTATCCGACCGACGATCTCCGTTTCGTGGTTCCATACTCGGCCGGGGGGGGCAGCGACAATTACGCTCGCACCATCGCCGAGACGATGGGAGAGATCATCGGCGAGAGCATCGCTGTCGAAAACCACGAAGGCTCCGGCGGAATGGTCGGCACTAACGAGGTTGCGGATCCGGACCGAGGTGGACACGATTACCTCACGCACAACCTTCCAACGATCGCACTCGAATACCTCCAGCAGGGAATCGACATCTTCGACATCGACGACTTCAGAGGGATGGCCCTCGGCGTGTACGCGACGACGCCCAGGCTCATCGTCACCAATCCGGATCTCGAGGTCGACTCCTACGAGGAGTTCATCGAGATGGCTCCGGACCTGGACTACGGTCACCCCGGTGGGACCGAACTGGCCATGCTCCAACTCGCCGAGGAACACCACGGGCTCGAAGTCGGAGGGTCGATCACGTACGACGGCGGAGCTGACGTGGCGCAGGCCGTCGCATCCGGCGAGCTGGACGCCGGATCCGCCCCCGAGAACAGCTTCACCGGACCGGTCGACTCCGGAGAGATCAACGCCTTCGTCAGTTGGGTCAGCACGGGCTCGAACCTGTGGCCGGACACGCCGACGATGGCCGATGAAGGCTACGAAGAGTTCGACTGGATAACGAATACGCAGCGAGCGATGTGGACGAATCCGGGAACGGACGAGGAGATCCTCGAATACCTGGAGGAGGTCCTCGAAGAGACCATGACGTCCGACGACCTCCAAGAGTGGTCTGACGAAACGGGTAACCACATAACGTTCAGGTCGA
This region of Halalkalicoccus sp. CGA53 genomic DNA includes:
- a CDS encoding enoyl-CoA hydratase/isomerase family protein: MTGSVTTAVSNGVCTVTLSNPGKRNAIGFEMLRDLIETFESLNVSDEHHVVVLRGEGNKAFSAGFDLTVDRTEQTEEEKQLWPKMIQTIESYDYPTIAMINGATYGGAMEVISTCDLRIGVKDATFGITPAKIGLVYKGTSIQRVVRVVGFPNAKELLYTGEGIDAERAKEMGLLNHLVSRDELEETSYELATTIAKNAPLSLKYMKDIFRNLESTGTPSEMEQMWVRRVRDEVFASEDHKEGIAAFSEGREPNFIGK
- a CDS encoding Bug family tripartite tricarboxylate transporter substrate binding protein, with the protein product MRRRRFVQAAGSITAVGLAGCLSEDDDDNGADDGNGADDGNGADDGNGADDGNGADDTDDGDLEYPTDDLRFVVPYSAGGGSDNYARTIAETMGEIIGESIAVENHEGSGGMVGTNEVADPDRGGHDYLTHNLPTIALEYLQQGIDIFDIDDFRGMALGVYATTPRLIVTNPDLEVDSYEEFIEMAPDLDYGHPGGTELAMLQLAEEHHGLEVGGSITYDGGADVAQAVASGELDAGSAPENSFTGPVDSGEINAFVSWVSTGSNLWPDTPTMADEGYEEFDWITNTQRAMWTNPGTDEEILEYLEEVLEETMTSDDLQEWSDETGNHITFRSREDANNEFVEALEGLEEEIDLDEL